The Punica granatum isolate Tunisia-2019 chromosome 4, ASM765513v2, whole genome shotgun sequence genome has a window encoding:
- the LOC116202455 gene encoding protein DETOXIFICATION 49-like, producing MCQQTSPLLCQCQPNPSPCLLSVKLDMDNKQHDIPTPCTTPEDQTHEYHYGQMQDKEAATGHLSLAVKEVKSIAGIALPMVLTGLLLYCRSMISMLFLGRLGELALAGGSLAIGFANISGYSILSGLAMGMEPICGQAFGAKRHSILGLTLQRTILLLILTSLPISFLWLNMKRILLFCGQDEAIASEAQSYLLYSIPDLLAQSLLHPLRIYLRTQSITLPLTFCATLAIFIHVPVNHLLVSHLGLGTKGVALGVVVTNFNLVASLIVYVICSGIHKKTWGGGISLTNCFKEWRPLVSLAVPSCISVCLEWWWYEIMILLCGLLLNPRATVASMGILIQTTSLIYIFPSSLSFSVSTRVGNELGANRPAKAKLAAIMGLNCSFVLGLAALFFAVMVRNTWARIFTQDEEIAVLTALVLPIIGLCELGNCPQTTGCGVLRGTARPKVGANINLGCFYLIGMPVAVGLAFFWGFDFKGLWLGLLAAQGSCVVTMLMVLSWTDWELQARRAQELTRAEAEAEAAAAAAAVEDQNRDRDRDRGEV from the coding sequence ATGTGTCAGCAAACTTCTCCCCTGCTATGCCAATGCCAACCGAACCCATCGCCATGTCTCCTCTCAGTCAAACTAGACATGGATAATAAGCAACATGATATTCCCACCCCATGCACCACCCCAGAGGACCAAACTCATGAATACCATTATGGCCAAATGCAAGACAAGGAGGCCGCCACCGGCCACCTCTCTTTGGCCGTCAAAGAGGTCAAGTCGATCGCCGGCATAGCCCTGCCCATGGTCCTCACCGGCCTGCTGCTCTACTGCCGGTCGATGATCTCTATGCTCTTCCTTGGGCGCCTCGGAGAGCTGGCACTAGCTGGCGGGTCGCTAGCAATTGGCTTTGCCAACATCAGCGGCTACTCCATCCTCTCAGGCCTCGCCATGGGGATGGAGCCCATCTGCGGACAGGCCTTCGGGGCCAAGCGGCACTCCATCCTCGGCCTCACCCTCCAGCGGACAATCCTGCTGCTCATCCTCACCTCCCTCCCCATCTCCTTCCTGTGGCTCAACATGAAGAGGATCCTCCTCTTCTGTGGCCAGGACGAGGCCATTGCCTCTGAGGCCCAGTCGTACCTCCTCTACTCTATCCCCGACCTCCTCGCCCAATCCCTCCTCCACCCGCTTCGGATCTACCTGCGTACCCAGTCGATCACTCTTCCACTAACCTTCTGCGCCACCCTGGCGATCTTCATCCATGTGCCCGTCAACCACCTCCTCGTCTCCCACCTCGGCCTCGGCACCAAAGGCGTGGCACTCGGGGTCGTCGTCACGAACTTCAACCTCGTCGCCTCCCTCATCGTGTACGTCATCTGCTCCGGCATTCACAAGAAAACGTGGGGAGGCGGCATTTCCCTCACAAACTGCTTCAAGGAGTGGCGGCCCCTCGTCAGCCTCGCTGTCCCAAGCTGCATCTCGGTGTGCCTCGAGTGGTGGTGGTACGAGATCATGATCTTACTCTGCGGGCTGTTGCTGAATCCAAGAGCCACCGTCGCCTCCATGGGGATCCTTATCCAGACCACCTCTCTCATCTACATATTCCCGTCGTCTCTGAGCTTCTCTGTGTCGACCCGAGTCGGGAACGAGCTCGGGGCGAACCGGCCAGCCAAGGCCAAGCTCGCGGCGATCATGGGACTGAACTGTAGCTTCGTGCTGGGCCTGGCAGCCCTGTTCTTCGCAGTAATGGTCCGGAACACGTGGGCCCGGATCTTCACACAGGACGAGGAGATTGCGGTGCTGACCGCGCTCGTGCTGCCAATAATCGGGCTGTGCGAGCTGGGGAACTGCCCGCAGACCACAGGCTGTGGGGTCCTCCGGGGGACGGCGAGGCCGAAGGTCGGGGCCAACATAAACTTAGGGTGCTTCTACTTGATTGGGATGCCGGTGGCGGTCGGGCTGGCATTCTTCTGGGGGTTTGACTTCAAGGGGCTGTGGCTGGGACTACTGGCGGCTCAGGGGTCGTGTGTGGTGACGATGCTGATGGTCCTGTCGTGGACTGACTGGGAGCTTCAGGCCAGGAGGGCGCAGGAGCTGACCAGAGCAGAGGCAGAGGCAGAGGCGGCGGCGGCTGCGGCTGCTGTGGAGGACCAaaacagagacagagacagagacagaggagaggtctag
- the LOC116204416 gene encoding LOB domain-containing protein 24-like, whose protein sequence is MSNPISSRCAACKYLRRRCPQDCIFSPYFPSNDPQRFAYVHRIYGASNVGKLLQQLPERARSEATESLYYEALCRIQDPVYGCAGIVSWLQQQIHDVESEIAKTQAEITVFLNSTVNISEPNTQYSRTNEQGMENLTNKHKEPLQ, encoded by the exons ATGTCCAATCCAATATCCTCAAGATGTGCAGCTTGCAAGTATCTGAGGAGAAGATGTCCTCAAGATTGCATCTTCTCTCCTTATTTTCCTTCCAATGATCCCCAAAGATTTGCTTATGTTCATAGAATCTATGGGGCTAGTAATGTTGGTAAATTACTCCAG CAACTCCCTGAAAGGGCTCGATCTGAGGCAACGGAGTCGTTGTACTACGAAGCGCTTTGCCGGATTCAAGATCCCGTCTATGGATGTGCAGGCATCGTATCTTGGCTCCAACAACAAATACATGATGTCGAAAgcgaaattgcaaaaacacaaGCAGAAATCACAGTATTCCTCAATTCCACTGTCAATATCTCGGAACCAAACACCCAATATTCCCGAACTAATGAGCAGGGTATGGAGAACTTAACAAATAAGCATAAGGAGCCCCTGCAGTAG
- the LOC116205715 gene encoding dihydrodipicolinate reductase-like protein CRR1, chloroplastic yields MEALSCQCRFTTSYRNRATARRFRQRHSISCSAQPSQPNIKVVINGAAKEIGRAAVVAVTKARGMEVAGAVDSHLVGEDVGKVADMEPLEVPIINDLTMVLGSISQSKEAGVVVDFTDPSTVYDNVKQATAFGMRSVVYVPRIKLDTVTALSAFCEKASMGCLVAPTLSIGSILLQQAAISASFHYNNVEIVESRANSRDLPSADAVQIANNLSNLGQLYNREDLSTDVKARGQVLGEDGVRVHSLVLPGLPSSTAVHFSGPGEIYTIKHDITDVQCLMPGLILAIRKVIRLKNLIYGLEKFL; encoded by the exons ATGGAAGCTCTGAGCTGCCAATGTCGCTTCACAACGTCGTACCGAAACAGAGCCACTGCTCGAAGGTTCAGACAGAGGCACTCCATCTCTTGCTCTGCGCAGCCCTCTCAACCCAACATCAAA GTTGTCATCAATGGAGCAGCCAAGGAAATTGGGCGGGCGGCGGTGGTCGCAGTGACCAAAGCCAGGGGAATGGAGGTTGCTGGTGCAGTCGATTCTCATCTTGTCGGAGAAGATGTTGGAAAG GTGGCTGATATGGAGCCTCTAGAGGTACCCATTATCAATGATCTCACCATGGTTTTGGGCTCCATCTCTCAG TCGAAAGAAGCTGGAGTTGTGGTCGATTTCACCGACCCTTCCACTGTTTATGACAATGTGAAACAG GCAACAGCATTCGGCATGAGAAGTGTAGTCTATGTGCCTCGAATAAAGCTGGACACAGTGACAGCATTATCGGCTTTCTGTGAAAAGGCCAGCATG GGATGTCTGGTTGCGCCAACTCTCTCGATAGGATCCATACTGCTCCAGCAAGCTGCAATCTCAGCTTCATTTCACTACAACAACGTGGAAATCGTTGAATCCAGGGCCAATTCAAGA GATCTACCATCAGCAGATGCTGTCCAGATAGCCAATAATCTCTCAAATCTCGGCCAGCTCTACAACAGGGAAGACTTGTCGACCGATGTGAAG GCGAGAGGGCAAGTTTTGGGAGAAGACGGAGTTCGAGTGCATAGCTTGGTGCTTCCGGGCCTTCCTTCCAGTACAGCAGTTCACTTCTCCGGACCAGGAGAG ATATACACCATTAAGCATGATATCACGGATGTTCAGTGCCTCATGCCCGGCTTAATCCTGGCAATTAGGAAAGTCATCCGTCTTAAG AACTTGATTTATGGCTTGGAGAAGTTTTTGTAG
- the LOC116206222 gene encoding F-box protein PP2-A13-like, with protein MGSAFSGLVEPSEVGSLSVSPVRTSLGDIPESCVSLILACLDPPEICRLAGVSKAFHGASSAYFVWESKLPSNYKFLVKKVLGESPDILSKKEIYARLCRPNRYDAGTKEVWLDKVTGNNCLSISSKALKITGIDDRRYWNHIPTDESRFHTVAYLQQIWWVEVVGEIEFQFLPGTYSVFFRLQLGKASRRFGRRVCNLDQVHGWGIKPVRFQLSTSTGQNAASECYLDEPGNWVHYHVGDFHIDNPDTPVRIKFSMVQIDCTHTKGGLCVDSVMIYPNEFRERLKQV; from the exons ATGGGCTCGGCTTTCTCGGGTCTTGTCGAGCCGAGCGAAGTAGGGTCGTTGTCTGTGTCACCGGTGAGGACCTCTCTTGGGGACATACCGGAGAGCTGCGTCTCGCTGATCCTGGCCTGCCTGGACCCGCCAGAGATTTGTAGGCTAGCTGGGGTGAGCAAGGCATTTCACGGCGCCTCATCAGCCTACTTCGTATGGGAGTCGAAGCTGCCATCAAACTATAAGTTCCTGGTGAAGAAAGTCTTGGGCGAGAGCCCGGACATCCTGTCCAAGAAGGAGATCTATGCCAGGCTCTGCCGACCAAATCGTTACGATGCTGGCACTAAG GAAGTTTGGTTGGACAAAGTTACCGGAAATAACTGTCTGTCGATTTCGTCAAAGGCATTAAAGATTACCGGGATCGACGATCGGAGATATTGGAATCATATCCCGACCGACGAATCGAG GTTCCATACAGTGGCATACCTTCAACAGATATGGTGGGTCGAAGTGGTGGGAGAAATAGAGTTCCAATTCTTGCCCGGTACATACAGCGTCTTCTTCAGGCTTCAGCTCGGGAAAGCCTCCAGGAGGTTCGGAAGACGGGTGTGTAACCTCGATCAGGTCCACGGTTGGGGCATCAAGCCGGTTCGGTTTCAATTATCTACGTCGACCGGTCAGAATGCCGCTTCAGAGTGTTATTTAGATGAACCGGGGAATTGGGTCCACTACCACGTTGGGGATTTCCATATTGACAATCCGGACACGCCAGTAAGGATCAAATTCTCCATGGTCCAAATCGACTGCACGCACACTAAGGGCGGGTTATGTGTAGATTCCGTGATGATATACCCAAATGAGTTTCGAGAGAGATTGAAACAAGTCTAA
- the LOC116205714 gene encoding F-box protein At4g00755-like isoform X2, with protein sequence MIKPLKDASNTSAEWERNKINHRVYAFLARGLSSTIEKSCLSEAICASSTDNYPEESMQNTLEPRDRVERRASYWSSKGQSDPEVPETLLYRLASKLCVVTEIHVQPFQAYFQFGFPIYSAKAVRFRMGHPKSPMEMDSEAFDKSQTGSESADGNFVWTYTSPEFPMVQENCLQKLKLPEPVLCIGGILQVELLGRVQRQEMDGLFYICVSHVKVLGRPLLSPFDVEIDDASGKCALKYRPIAEGPESSLSSAKDEDGGPHSRLRTLSAMLMLRGVRSWEQIILSRIRGAGASVDSNESEDELPA encoded by the exons ATGATCAAACCTCTAAAAGATGCATCTAACACTTCTGCGGAGTGGGAAAGAAATAAGATAAATCATCGGGTCTATGCTTTTCTTGCCCGGGGACTTAGCTCAACAATCGAAAAGAGTTGCTTATCAGAAGCCATCTGTGCTTCTAGCACTGATAACTACCCCGAAGAGAGTATGCAGAATACACTAGAACCAAGGGACAGAGTTGAACGCAGAGCCTCTTACTGGTCTAGTAAAGGTCAGAGTGACCCGGAAGTACCCGAGACTCTTCTCTATAGGTTGGCTTCCAAGTTATGTGTCGTCACTGAGATCCATGTTCAGCCATTTCAAG CATATTTTCAGTTTGGGTTTCCGATTTATTCTGCTAAGGCTGTGAGATTTAGGATGGGCCATCCAAAGTCTCCGATGGAGATGGATAGTGAAGCTTTCGATAAGTCCCAAACAGGATCTGAATCAGCTGATGGGAATTTTGTGTGGACATACACGTCTCCCGAATTTCCTATGGTTCAG GAAAACTGCTTGCAAAAGTTAAAGCTTCCTGAACCCGTTCTCTGCATTGGTGGCATCCTACAAGTTGAACTGTTGGGCAGAGTCCAGAGACAAGAAATGGATGGACTTTTTTACATATG TGTCTCTCATGTGAAAGTGCTAGGAAGGCCGCTCTTGTCCCCATTCGATGTTGAGATAGATGACGCATCAGGAAAATGCGCATTGAAGTACCGTCCTATAGCAGAGGGCCCTGAGTCTTCACTGAGCTCAGCAAAGGATGAAGATGGTGGGCCCCATTCCCGCCTTCGAACCCTTTCTGCTATGCTGATGCTGAGAGGAGTAAGGAGTTGGGAGCAAATAATTCTTAGTAGAATTCGCGGCGCCGGCGCAAGTGTTGATTCCAATGAATCTGAAGATGAGCTTCCTGCTTGa
- the LOC116205714 gene encoding F-box protein At4g00755-like isoform X1 has product MDNVGDFVQYLGPDMSIKILTHLDDPSDLVRVCAASSSWHRFVIENNISKHLCLRLVPEVLGLARFIEGNIMIKPLKDASNTSAEWERNKINHRVYAFLARGLSSTIEKSCLSEAICASSTDNYPEESMQNTLEPRDRVERRASYWSSKGQSDPEVPETLLYRLASKLCVVTEIHVQPFQAYFQFGFPIYSAKAVRFRMGHPKSPMEMDSEAFDKSQTGSESADGNFVWTYTSPEFPMVQENCLQKLKLPEPVLCIGGILQVELLGRVQRQEMDGLFYICVSHVKVLGRPLLSPFDVEIDDASGKCALKYRPIAEGPESSLSSAKDEDGGPHSRLRTLSAMLMLRGVRSWEQIILSRIRGAGASVDSNESEDELPA; this is encoded by the exons ATGGATAATGTTGGTGATTTTGTTCAGTACCTCGGACCCGACATGTCTATAAAGATTTTGACTCACTTGGATGACCCGTCTGATCTCGTCCGTGTTTGTGCAGCATCTAGTTCCTGGCATCGATTCG TTATTGAAAATAACATATCTAAGCATCTTTGCTTGAGGCTAGTTCCAGAAGTACTGGGGCTTGCTCGCTTTATTGAAGGGAACATCATGATCAAACCTCTAAAAGATGCATCTAACACTTCTGCGGAGTGGGAAAGAAATAAGATAAATCATCGGGTCTATGCTTTTCTTGCCCGGGGACTTAGCTCAACAATCGAAAAGAGTTGCTTATCAGAAGCCATCTGTGCTTCTAGCACTGATAACTACCCCGAAGAGAGTATGCAGAATACACTAGAACCAAGGGACAGAGTTGAACGCAGAGCCTCTTACTGGTCTAGTAAAGGTCAGAGTGACCCGGAAGTACCCGAGACTCTTCTCTATAGGTTGGCTTCCAAGTTATGTGTCGTCACTGAGATCCATGTTCAGCCATTTCAAG CATATTTTCAGTTTGGGTTTCCGATTTATTCTGCTAAGGCTGTGAGATTTAGGATGGGCCATCCAAAGTCTCCGATGGAGATGGATAGTGAAGCTTTCGATAAGTCCCAAACAGGATCTGAATCAGCTGATGGGAATTTTGTGTGGACATACACGTCTCCCGAATTTCCTATGGTTCAG GAAAACTGCTTGCAAAAGTTAAAGCTTCCTGAACCCGTTCTCTGCATTGGTGGCATCCTACAAGTTGAACTGTTGGGCAGAGTCCAGAGACAAGAAATGGATGGACTTTTTTACATATG TGTCTCTCATGTGAAAGTGCTAGGAAGGCCGCTCTTGTCCCCATTCGATGTTGAGATAGATGACGCATCAGGAAAATGCGCATTGAAGTACCGTCCTATAGCAGAGGGCCCTGAGTCTTCACTGAGCTCAGCAAAGGATGAAGATGGTGGGCCCCATTCCCGCCTTCGAACCCTTTCTGCTATGCTGATGCTGAGAGGAGTAAGGAGTTGGGAGCAAATAATTCTTAGTAGAATTCGCGGCGCCGGCGCAAGTGTTGATTCCAATGAATCTGAAGATGAGCTTCCTGCTTGa